The Ahaetulla prasina isolate Xishuangbanna chromosome 4, ASM2864084v1, whole genome shotgun sequence genome has a window encoding:
- the LOC131198980 gene encoding FANCD2 opposite strand protein-like yields MASGYQLWAPWSPLDESLQWLRGAVPRPSNTKHPFRGGQSPATATDLEVQLCFQGLSLVLESSAKTGMKQPLPSQLAGEPRACNRAVHKPQAVRLIGLDSVFGHLVTAQPPHWTGSLRVSERSAFCQVISPQQRRPHGLHEPQVHMAMAMCRQMLRAILLLYAAYKKCAFALQHSR; encoded by the coding sequence TGGATACCAGCTGTGGGCACCCTGGTCCCCATTGGATGAATCTCTGCAATGGCTGCGGGGTGCTGTGCCCAGACCCAGCAACACTAAACACCCTTTCCGGGGAGGACAAAGCCCAGCCACTGCCACTGATTTGGAGGTGCAACTTTGCTTCCAGGGGCTGAGTCTGGTGCTGGAATCAAGTGCTAAGACTGGGATGAAGCAACCATTACCCTCCCAATTGGCAGGAGAACCTAGGGCATGCAATAGGGCTGTGCACAAGCCACAGGCAGTGAGGCTTATAGGGCTTGATTCAGTCTTTGGGCATCTAGTGACTGCACAGCCTCCCCACTGGACTGGCTCATTGAGGGTTTCAGAGCGCTCAGCATTCTGTCAAGTGATAAGTCCCCAGCAACGCAGACCCCATGGCCTCCATGAACCACAAGTGCACATGGCTATGGCCATGTGTCGACAAATGCTGCGTGCCATTCTCTTGCTTTATGCTGCCTACAAAAAATGTGCTTTTGCCTTACAACATTCCCGCTAA